ATATTCTTCCATTACTCTGATAACTGGTAGGATTTGTCTCTACTGTATTTTTTGACAATCATTCTGGGTGATttcaaattccttaaaaataatccATTCCATAGTCTAACTTTAGACATCCTTAACCTCTTCAAttccaattaattaaaaaaaaaaaagctagttttTCACATTCACATTTCATTTAAGCAGCTTGCTCCCACCCCCATTTGCAACGTTGAAACACTCTACTTAAGAAATTCAGTATTCAGTGGCTTATGCACAtactagcactttgtgaggctgaggcagaaggatggcgttaggcccagagttcaagaccagcctgagcaagagtgagaccctgttgctacaaaaaacataaaaattagatgggcgtggtggcatgcacctggcctgtactcctagctactcgagaggctgaggtaggagaatcacttgcgcccaggagttggaggttgcagtgagctatgacgatgccactgcactccgggtgacagaccaagaccctgtcataggaaaaaaaaaaatccagtattcCCTTCATGGACCACAATTTGGGGTGCTTTTTATTACATAATACATGAACACATTTTAGATATACCACTACCCCCAAAATTTCCATTCTCTTTCCCAGAAACGTTTTTGCAtgtcccattcttttttttttttttttcagacagtctcactttgttgcccaggctagaatgagtgccctggcgtcagcctggctcacaggaacctcaaactcctgggctcaagcaatcctcctacctcagcctcccaagtagctgggactacaggcatgcgccacccggctcattttttctatatatattagttggccaattaatttctttctatttatagtaaagacagggtctcactcttgctcaggctggtttcaaactcctgacctcaagcgatccgctcgccttggcctcccagagtgctaggattacaggtgtgagccacctcgcccggccttagTAGTCCTTTAATAGATTCTTAGAATAAAACATTGgcttaaaatgttcatttaaatgAGATTCTGCCAAACTGCCTCCTAAAATCATATTGCTAATTTACCAGGTTCCCAGAATCCTtcccaaaactttttaaaaacatggttaaggccgggcgaggtggctcccacctgtaatcctagcactctgggaggccaaggcaggcggattgctcgaggtcaggagtctgaaaccagcctgagcaagagggagacctcgtctctactataaatagaaagaaattaattggccaactaatatatgtagaaaaaaattagggcatggtggtgcatgcctgtagtcccagctactcgggaggctgaggcaggattgcttgagcccaggagtttgaggttgctgtgagctaggctgatgccagggcactcactctagcctgggaaacaaagcgagactctcaaaaaaaaaacaaaacaaaaaaaccaaaaacctttaTGATAAAGCTGTGGCTTCATTTAAGCGGGAAGTTGGTGACAAGCATTCTGTCAGGTCAGAAGACGGTTGCATTTACCCACCTACCATTGTTTCAATTGATTGAGAGAAACCTGTGTTGTGGTTTACACTAGATATGGAAATAGAGAGGAGCAAAATCTGATTTTTCCccaacctctcaagtagctaaTATAGAACAGAATGCCCAAGAGAATGAAAGTGAAGTTTCAACGGATGAAAGTGAGAGCTCTAGGTCTCCTGGAAATAAACCAAACAAGTCAAAAGCTACTCCATGGAACTCTTTTCTCCCTCTACCTCCCTCCATGCCAAGGTTAGGCCTAGGGCAGCAAGGTTTAAAATTCAATGGCCCgctgccaccacccccaccttCCCACTTCCTGCTATACTGGCTGCCTCTATTTCCTCCTGAAGCACCAATAATTCCCATGCCACCGCCCCGTCGAGATTCTCCTCCTGATACTGATGCTTTGGGAAGTATGTTAATCTCCTGGTACATGAGTGGCTACCATACTGTCTACCATATGGGTTTCAGCCAAAAATCAAAAAGGTGCTCATGTTCCAATTAAGGAGAAATGCTGGGGATACAGCTACAATTAAATGACACCACTAAAGAAACaatcaggctgggcatggtggctcacacctgtaatccaagcactgtgggaggctcggacaggcggatggctcaaggtcaggagttcaaaaccagcctgagcaagagcaaggcctccgtctctactaaaaatagagaaaaattggccaactaaaaacaggaaaaaaaattatctgtgcctgtaaacccagctactcaggaggatagcttgagcccaggagtttgaggttgctgtgagataggctgatgccacagcactctagcctgggcaagaatgactgtttcaaaaaaacaaaaaaccaacagaCAGGTACAGAATGTGGAATGCCATAGAAGATAACCGGccttatttcttcaaaatatcaaTACTGGAAAACAAGAAAGGAGGTGTAATGGGCAATATTCTATAGATTAAGTTACTTAAGAGTCATAAACAGATGCAGTGTGGAATCTTTGATTGGACTCTGGTTTATAAAACCATTTAACTTGGGTTGAAGGAGATTGAGAAAATTTGAATATGTactagattttaaatattaattattgctAATTATATGGGCTGAGAGAAGGGTGTTGTAGTTTAATTTgtacactgaaatattttttctataaacttagtgtctaaaatattttaaaatgggtggctgggcacggtgcctcatgcctgttaatcctagcactctgggaggccgaagcgggcagattgctcaaggtcaggagttcgaaaccagcctgagcaggagcgagaccccctctctactataaagagaaagaaattaattaaccaacatatatagaaaaaattagctgggcatggtggtgcatgcgtgtagtcccagctacttgggaagctaaggcaggaggattccttgagcccaggagtttgaggttgctgtgagctaggctgacaccacagcactctagcccgggcaacagagtgagactgtctcaaaaaaataaaatggtttatcAAAATGTGTGTGAAGCAtaaatggcaaaatgttaataaccAAGTGGTATGTATATGGATGTTCACTGTACTGTTTTCtgttaaaaagtatataataaaaatatttaatttttaaaaaacattaaaacacacacacgcatTACCCATGCTATTTGAGTCTTCACTATATCAGGTGCTGTGCTAAGGGCTGGAGATATAGTGGTGACACACAACTCCACTGGTAGGAAGACATTCAACATGTAATCAAATGTAGTTGATGGTTAAATGAAATCCACAGGTCTGAAAAGCAGTCATCCTTCAGTATATGCAGGCGATTGGTTCCAAGACCACCACACTACCACACATGCCCCATGTATATACCTAAAGGCAAGCATATACTCGTCTCACATATACAAAAAGGTTGGCCCCCCATATGCTCCAGGTTGGCATTCCTCTAATGGTTATTTTTGATCCacgtttggttgaaaaaaatccacagttCAAGCCCACGTTGTTCAAGGTTCAAGTGTACCACAGTGAGAATTTAGGGATTAGAGTagacctttaaaaattaaaacttatggaggtcgggcgtggtggctcatgcttgtaatcctagcactctgggaggccgaggcgtgcagattgctagaggtcaggagtttgaaaccagcctgagccaagagcaagaccccatctctactataaatagaaagaaattggccaactaatatatagagaaaaaattagctgggcatggtggcacatgcctgtagtcccagctacttgggaggctgaggcagcaggattgcttgagcccaggaggagtttgaggttgctgtgagctaggctgacgccacagcactcactctagcctgggcaacaaagcgagattctgtctcaaaaaaaaaaaaaaaattaaaacttagaatTCACTATGTTAAAAATTCCCACCCCAAAACTCCGTATCAGTTGCCCTAGGACAGTTCCTCTCCTGTGTACACAAGGCTTCAACGGGTTGAAAAATGTGTTAAAGGAGGCAAACGTAGCACCTGCCATTAGAGCTATCAACTCAGGAATTCTCTCAATTATAAAATCTTAAGAAGTGTTTCTCAAAATCCAGGTGATGACAATATTCCTTACTCCAGATATGGCATTTCTGAAAGGACTTAAAATGTACCTGAATGAACAGTAAGGAGTGATGAAACCTTGTTCTAGTTGTTTGAACacaataggatttttttaaaaaacattttgttctCCCTGAAGCTAAAAGCTATACACATCAGTCACGCTGCTGCCTTTAACCAAACCCTTCCTTCAACAGGGGTGGAACAGAAACTATGTTATATTGTAACAGTAGAATGCCAATCAACATTCTTATGCCATGCCAAGAGCCCCTGAAGAGGTGGTTTTCtagcagtattttaaaaaaatgattttttgactATCATTCTGACCAGAGCCATACACTGaacaagggaaatgaaaaataatggtttTCCTTCTAAATCTCTGTGATATCCCATGGATATTTCTTACACTTCCCCCATCTATCAACGTTGTTTAGTATATTTGTTTCCTCACACACCCTACCCACAGCTTAGCCTTTGAGCTCCCTGAGCACAGCAATCACACCTGAAGGATTAATCTTTGTATCCTCCAGCACTTCAACAGTTGTGAATATCTGACATAAAGAAATGctgaaatacaaaacatttctaCACTGACAAACACAAGCTAAGAGGGAATGAAAACTGCCAAAATGCAGAAGCTCAAAGATTTAGGAGGACAAcacatttagtttattttaatcaaatcacAACACTTTCTTTTCCAACTGCCGCAAAGTGCATCTACAATTTTCTATTACAGATCCACTTTAAAAAGGTTTCCTGTAACATTACAGCAAGCCTCTTTTTCAAACAGAGGAATAATCCCAAATTCTTCCTCAAATAAAAACTCCATTCCAGTAAATGGTAAATACATGAAATTACAGTAAGCCAGACACTTAAAAGGACAGCCAAGGAGTCTTCCAACAGTTTATTAGAAAGaatgtagacatttaaaaaaatccccacTGTCATGAACATAAATTGAGGTTTTCAGCCCTGGTATaagctgaataaaaaaaaaaaaaaaaaaaagaaataaaaaacccaatAGTGTATTAACATTTTTTCCACTCACTTGCCATACTGACAGTGCAAATACAAATCTGGTCTAAATGTACAGATTCTCAAGCAACGACGTACAGCGTTCTTTGTCCTCCATGCTAAGAGATGTAAAAGCTTAAGGGCCAAACAATACCAAATGTATAGGCTTCAAAAACCATCTAAGTTAGGGCATTCACTAGTTTAAGCTAAGATACATCTGGAACACTGACAAGTGATTACTTACATACAATAATGTAaagtaaattttttgaaaaataaactttagtgGAACAATCCTGAAGGACACAGAGGAACAACAGAGGTTACCAGTTTAAGGTGTCAGCCAATTTGTTTCAGCGACTTTGAGTCCATgttctaaaaatctaaaatttagtTATCTTTCCCTAAAGCTGAGAACTTCCTATCATGTCAGTATCTATGTTATGAAAAAAAGGAGACTTAGGTGAAACGTTTTTATTTATCACAACTGCTGTATCAATTGCCTAGGACCTCAATAGCTCCATGGAAGTCTGGGAAATGTTCATGCATAAGGTTATTGCCTTAGCTGATTAAAATTGCCCCATACAATGGTACATATCAACCCTTAGTGaagcctttaaaaaacaaacaggttgAAAAATGGGTTAAAGGAGGCAAATACAGCATCTGCCTTTAGAGCTATCAACTCAGGAATTCTCTCAATTATGAAATCTTGCAGAGAAGTTATCTTTCTCAAAATCCAGGTGATGACAATATTCCTTACTCCAGATCTGGCATTTctgaaaggattttaaaaatatcagtatgAAGAACAAGGGAATAATTAACCAATTTAAAGTCATACATAGAAAAAGCAgccaaaaatagaattaaatagtTCCCTAGAGTGAATTAATTGGTTATCTTATTATGTCAAATCATTCACATttctgctttggctatttgaggcCATAAAGAATTTTCTTCCAATTGTTAACAAGGTAACATCTCTTATTTTTTACATACACTTACTTTCATCATCACTGTCTTGTGAATCCtgcagaaggggaaaaaaaaaaaagttatcaagcTTATCAAACATTTCTCTGCTTACCTTAAAAAGCTGAAGCATTGTATTTTTCACTAAAGCAGCAAAGGTATATCAAGCATAGGAATTTAATCATCAGATTTAAGATCAGGTTTACGTAAGGTGAATGAATGTATAGCTCAAGATCTATCTTCTTGTAAAAACTGGTGTGTGCCTTTTGGTGAGAAATTGGCCCACCTTTTGAACCCCTTCCTAAATTGTCATCTTCTCTCTTGGCattcaacaaaaaaaggaaaaaaatggcttAATACAAAGACCAATGGACTAACAGAAGACAATGAACTCTAATCCTAGCTGTTTAATTAGTCTAAGTATTTTCCAAACTGCATTAACTTTCTGGATGATGTTAACAGGATGCCAGAGGGGGGATGTTGAATAAAGTGGTTTAGTCTATCTCCTCCTTTTATAGATTTGCAGTGTTCACCTGTTTATTGCTCTGACCAATCCTGCTATAAAGCCTATTTAACTTAGTCAAAATAGGTTTTAAACTCTTAATCGAACAGGTATATATCTCTATGCAATGACTCTTTTGAAATCTGGTCCCTTTAGGAATGGTCCACGGAACACCAGTTCCCTAGTAGGTATCCATCCCTTAAAAAtgggcacattttaaaaattgcttttccctataatatttttttagaaaaaacaagtgcaaaaaaaaaagcaatctcaAATCTATATAAAACAACCTGTAAATACATTGTTTCTTActattaaagtagaaaaaagaatttatagaCTTACATCATCTGCTCCATCTACTTCTGGTAAATCTACATCCTCATCACCACCCATGTTGTTCATCATCTATTTGAAGtgtaaaaattagttttaaaaatgatgttaaatTAGGCCCTAATTATTAGGTTGCACGCTCCAGAATAAATCTTAAGTCTGTCATATATTTCcacaaatgaaaaatgcaaaataaacttaAGCACCTTCACTTCTGGAAAAGGTAGATTATAAGGTAATTAAACAAAATCCTTAAAACCTGTAGGAACTTGTAAGACTAAGTTTCTCTAAAGAAAGTGAAGTTATTAAAATTCATCCAGGAAGATAGCTACATATGATAGAGAAATTAGAATCAAAATTCTgaatagtggttacctctggTGGCTAAGGAAAAGAACAGGATTCATCTAAGATTGCAAAGCTTTGTGTCTTAAACTAGGTGGCATgtgttttatgattttcattatggttttaaataATGTGAAGAATCACTAAGTGATTTAAAACGAAGACCTCCAGGACAATTCGCTTGCATAAAAGGCCTGAATGTTGAACTGAAGGCTGAACAGTAGTAACCCTGAAGTTAAAAACCACAAATAAGCGTAATTCTTGAAAGAGGTACACACTGTGGAAAATATCCTTGAATACTTACAATGAATTGAGACCAGAAAAGAACATACTTACATGAAGTACAAATTTCTCTTTAGTTGtttataatcttaatttttttcctaagcagCATAGTTGTTTATAATCATGAAgtagtatattatttttagagatacaAGTAACAAAAGGCTAAACAAGGTATCATTAAACAGGGGATTTATCtctccaaattaaaatttttgtaatgtttaaattttagaaaaatagatttaCACAACCATGCATaacacacttaaaaaaatcaaagacttaaaaaaCATATGATTACCCAGATTTCAGAATTGGAAGGGGCCATAAAGGGGTAACTAGTCATACATACAAATGTTCAGCCTTAAAAGaatggagttaaaaaaaaaagtgttattcaGCCTTAAGGAGGAAACACTGCCttatgcaacaatatggatgaacctggagaatgttaagtgaaataagccagtcacaggacaaatactgcatgattccactttaTAAAATAGTCACATGGtagttgccaggagctgggggaatAGGGAGTTGCTGCTGTTCCAACAAGTATAAAGTTCcagttatacaagatgaataGTTACAGAATTCTGCTGTACAGCACTGTTcctacagttaacaatactgaATCGTGCACTTCAAAATGTATTAAgaggaccgggcgcggtggcccacgcctgtaagcccagcactctgggaggccaaggcaggtggattgctggaggtcaggagttcgaacccagcaagagtaagaccctgtctctactataaataaattaattggccaactaatatatatagaaaaaattagccaggcatggtggcgcatgcctgtagtcccagctactcgggaggctgaggcaggaggattgcttgagcccaggagtttgaggttgctgtgagctaggctgacgccacggcactcactctagccagggcaacaaagcaagactgtctcggaaaaagaaaaatgtgttaagAGGATGGAACTTGTGTTAAATGCtcttatctcaattaaaaaaaaaaaaaagctacatacaaacatgcacacacaaaaggATACGTAGTCAAATCACTCAGTATAAAAATTTTGGACAATCTATCTTGAATAACATGATAAACTGGTAGAGAGTTTCCCTACCTCTGAAGGCACTGTTGAATACTTCTGTTAAGATTCTTTGAGCAGGAAAAATGCTCAAAATGTGCCAAGCACAAtgctaggtgctgaggatacaATAGTGATAGAGATAGAAAATTGAACGTATTCAAGAGCTATTTAGGaggtaaaacaaaaaacaaagatagcACAGTAAAAAGTAGTGTTATGAAGTTGTGATGTGTACAGCTAGATAAATGGTGGCACCAGTCACTACAAGTAAAGAACAGCAGTTGAGAATCACGTTAGTATAAtatcctcccctccctttctgcTAAAGTCAAGGTGCCAGAGCCATGTGAGGAGACATACTAAGTAGCTGCATACATGAACCTGGAAACTAAGCTTTTATTTAACTCTTAGTTCTCAAATGATATGGTCTATCTGCGTACAAGGAGATCAATCATTTTTTCCTTGGCCATGGGAAAATACATTTGGGTGACACCTTAGAAAATAGGCTTGCTTAAACCCCTTCTCCCTACATACCTCTCAATGTGAACTTCCACCATAATTCTTTCATGTAGAAGTTTACATTTGTGTTATATGGCTCTCAATCGGAAGCCAACTATTGTAAAATGTTTCAATGCTGAAATAAAACTAGATGTGTTGGACTGTAAACTGCAAGAGTTTATTCTTTGCCTTTATATGACAACTTtagaaatttagtaatttttttaaaaaaagtatacaaaaggCTCAACTTCAGGATTATATTACTATTGTTAAGACCGTATTTTGTTGATACCACACAATGGTCTTAAAACCAAATTAAATTGACTATATAGAAACGTATTGTGTACCTGGGGCAGAGGGATGCATTTAAAGGAACTTACCTCAGAAAAACGATCAAAATTAGACATGTCTTCATCTGAATCATCTTCCCAGTCTTTCCAATTATTGAAGTCCACACTAAGCCAATTAAGCTATAGATCAATACAAACAGCACCCTGTGATTAGGTAAATTTGCACTTGGCATgcaacttaagatttttttttttttaaagtacaggtCTCACTATACAATATTGCTTAGGCTGCAGTGCGGTgactattcacaggtgcaatccaACTAATGATCAACAACAGAgcttttgggccgggcgtggttgctcacgcctgtaatcctagcactctggaaggttgagggtggatcgctcaaggtcaggagtttgaaaccagccttagcaagagcgagacccgtctctactataaatagaaattaattggccaactgatatatatagaaaaaattagctggggccgggcgcggtggctcacgcctgtaatcctagcactctgggaggccgaggcgggcggattgctcgaggtcaggagttcgaaaccagcctgagcaagagcaagaccccgtctctactataaatagaaagaaattaattggctaactaatatatatatataaaaattagccgggcgtggtggcgcatgcctgtagtcccagctactcgggaggctgaggcaggaggattgcttgagcccaggagtttgaggttgctgtgagctaggctgacagccacggcactcactctagcctgggcaagaaagtgagactctgtctcaaaaaaaaaaaaaaaaaaaaaaaaaaaaaaaaaaaaaaaaaaaaaaaaaaaaaaagaaaaaattagctgggcatagtggctcatgcctgtagtcctagctacttgggaggctgaggcagaaggattgcttgagcccaagagtttgagggtgctgtgagctaggctgatgccatggcactctagcctgggcaacagagtgagactcttctaaaaaaaaaaaaaaaaaggccgggcgcggtggctcacgcctgtaatcctagctcttgggaggccgaggcgggcggattgctcaaggtcaggagttcaaaaccagcctgagcaagagcgagaccccgtctctactataaatagaaagaaattaattggccaactgatatatatatatataaaaataattagccgggcatggtggctcatgcctgtagtcccagctactcgggaggctgaggcagaaggatcgctcgagcccaggagtttgaggttgctgtgagctaggctgacgccacggcactcactctagcctggacaacaaagcgagactctgtctcaaaaaaaaaaaaaaaaaaaactgctaaaaGATTTGTGGTccttggccaggcgaggtggctcacacccgtaatcctagcactttgggaggtcaaggcagaaggactgcttgagcctaggagagttcaaggctgcagtgagttatgatcttGCCACTAcgctccaggctgggcaacagagcaagatcctgtctcaaaaaaaaaaaatgaaaaggaggccgggcgcagtggctcatgcctataatcctagcactctgggaagctgaggtgggcggattgctcaaggtcaggagttcaaaaccagcctgagcaagagcaagaccccttctctactataaatagaaataaattaattggctaactaatatatatagaaaaaattagccgggcatggtggcacatgcctataattccagctacttgggaggctgaggcagcaagattgcttgagcccaggagtttgaggttgctgtgagctaggctgatgccacagcactcactctagcctgggcaacaaagcaagactcaaaaaaagaaaacaaaacttgtcAAACCtacctttttttgagacagagtctcaatctgttgccctggctagagtgccatggcgtaagcctagctcacggcaacctcaaactcctgggcttaagtgatcctctgcctcagcttcccaagtagctggggctacaggcatgcgccaccatgcccagctaattttttccatgtatttttagttggccaattaatttctatttttagtagagacaggggtctggctcttgctcaggctagtttcgaactcctgaccttaagcgatctgcccacctcggcctcccaaaaacCTACCTTTTGAACAACAAAAATCTACTGGTAGGAACTATTCTCAAAATActtgaataatttaaaactaataaatatcaAAGTAGACCATTAAAAAAGAAcataagggccgggcgcggtggctcatgcctataatcctagcactctgggaggccgaggcgggcggatcgctcaaggtcaggagttcaaaaccagcctgagcgagaccccgtctctaccataaaaatagaaagaaattaattggccaactaatatatataatataaaaatcagcagggcatggtggctcgtgcctgtagtcccagctacttgggaggctggggcaggaggatcgcttgagcccaggagtttgaggttgctgttagctaggctgacgccacggcactcactctagcctaggcaagaaagcaagactctgtctcaaaaaaaaaaaaaaaaaaaagaacataagcCTTTATACTTacatatgaaacaaaaacatgtaGTGTATTCCTTATACCAAACAAGTGTATTatgttttattacttaaaatactacttttaaaaaaggaaaatgaaacctACCTTTGCCCTTTCTTTTGTTAACCTTGGCCATGACTGGCCAGATTCTCCTTTTCGTAAACAACATAAAATTGATCTGTCTGTTCTTTTATGCTTGGAatcctaaaaaacaaaagtacCATTATCACACACATTATGTCATTTACAGTGATAAGCTCCAGTATCACTACATGACAGAAAGTAGCTCATTTTTCATGTCCcctctcatttctttccttaCATTTTCTCTAGACTCCAAAAGAAACATGCCCTTGACTACTAAAAACTTCAAACTATCCAActgccaaacaaacaaacccccaaaAGTTTCCAGTTTAACTGGCTGTCATTTTTTCTTCCCAGCACAAGgtgaagagaaaacatttgcatttttaattaaaaatggtaCAACCAAGGAATGGTTTAAAAGAGTCCATCCTTAGAAAAGACAAGACTCAGGAGGACTGCCATTGAGTCCAAACAGTGATAACAGGAACAAAAAGAGTATGCAGGAAAGTATtttgaaggaggaaaaaatactGCAAAATATAAGTATACCTAGTTAGCCTCTGAACTCTTAAACAGAATCAGTGCTTACTACTAAAGAGTAATTTAAGTATATTCATTTCTTCACAATTTAAATCAGGATTCAAGCATCAAGACTACTTACATTTGGATCAATACAGTGAAAAAGatcaatttcatttaaatgtttaaaattatcaCTTCCTCCAAGAcaactgaataaaaaaagaaaagaatgaattaagCTTCTTCAGAGATAAAGATCAGTAATAATttcagtgaaaaaacaaaaaacaaaacaagcaagcCTCAGTTATTCAGTTGTCTGAAATAAGCTTCCCATGCAATGATGTAAAATGTAATTTACCTGAATGTAAGTttggatttttcaaaatttacattAACATCTTTACTGTCTTCAACACAAAATTCAATGAAGACATAGTCCCTTCGATCGTACCACTTTGCAGAAGCAGGCTGCCTACAAAGATGTAAAATTAGACAAAGTCAAGCTGGAATTCATTAACTGAGTATTTACATAATCTCCAAAATTTACCATGTAAATAATGCATTTTCCTACTCCATTACACATTGTGTGGAGGCAGtttattacaattttaaacaGAAACTACATG
This Microcebus murinus isolate Inina chromosome 10, M.murinus_Inina_mat1.0, whole genome shotgun sequence DNA region includes the following protein-coding sequences:
- the PTGES3 gene encoding prostaglandin E synthase 3 translates to MQPASAKWYDRRDYVFIEFCVEDSKDVNVNFEKSKLTFSCLGGSDNFKHLNEIDLFHCIDPNDSKHKRTDRSILCCLRKGESGQSWPRLTKERAKLNWLSVDFNNWKDWEDDSDEDMSNFDRFSEMMNNMGGDEDVDLPEVDGADDDSQDSDDEKMPDLE